Proteins encoded within one genomic window of Cellulomonas xiejunii:
- a CDS encoding toxic anion resistance protein yields MTEPSPLQPPAPSGAFALEAPAPVAAVATHDAPAMAPRVDPAALPGLDAKVGAYLAGLDTAQAGSPEFAAKADDVRLMGDSDIRQAADTSNRLLQVPVRELREGGVSGTSQVSKSLLDLRRTVEDLDPSEKTVGRKLLGILPFGDTLTDYFRRYESSQKQIDAIVRALYRGQDELRKDNAALNLEKQNLWDTMGRLNQYIYVASSLDTQLSAKIAQLEVAEPERARALREDVLFYVRQKHQDLLTQLAVSIQGYLAIDIIIKNNIELIKGVDRATTTTVSALRTAVLVAQALNNQKLVLDQITALNTTTSNMIASTSKLLREQSVAIQQQAASATIGLPQLQQSFSDIFAAMDSIDTFKVQALDSMAQTVGVLETETAKAKQYLDRVSRSDHTQAASGSLDLGLR; encoded by the coding sequence ATGACCGAGCCCAGCCCCCTGCAGCCGCCCGCGCCCAGCGGTGCCTTCGCGCTCGAAGCGCCCGCGCCCGTCGCGGCCGTGGCCACGCACGACGCCCCGGCGATGGCACCGCGCGTCGACCCCGCTGCCCTGCCGGGTCTGGACGCCAAGGTCGGCGCGTACCTCGCGGGTCTCGACACCGCCCAGGCCGGCTCGCCGGAGTTCGCGGCCAAGGCCGACGACGTGCGCCTCATGGGCGACTCGGACATCCGGCAGGCCGCGGACACGTCGAACCGCCTCCTGCAGGTGCCGGTGCGCGAGCTGCGCGAGGGCGGCGTCTCGGGGACGTCGCAGGTCTCCAAGTCGCTGCTCGACCTGCGCCGGACGGTCGAGGACCTGGACCCGTCCGAGAAGACGGTCGGGCGCAAGCTGCTCGGCATCCTGCCCTTCGGCGACACGCTCACCGACTACTTCCGCCGCTACGAGAGCTCGCAGAAGCAGATCGACGCGATCGTCCGGGCGCTGTACCGGGGCCAGGACGAGCTGCGCAAGGACAACGCCGCCCTGAACCTGGAGAAGCAGAACCTCTGGGACACGATGGGCCGGCTCAACCAGTACATCTACGTCGCGAGCTCGCTGGACACCCAGCTGTCCGCCAAGATCGCGCAGCTCGAGGTCGCCGAGCCGGAGCGCGCGCGGGCCCTGCGCGAGGACGTGCTGTTCTACGTCCGCCAGAAGCACCAGGACCTGCTGACGCAGCTGGCGGTGTCGATCCAGGGGTACCTGGCGATCGACATCATCATCAAGAACAACATCGAGCTCATCAAGGGCGTCGACCGGGCGACGACGACGACGGTCTCGGCGCTGCGGACCGCGGTGCTCGTCGCGCAGGCGCTCAACAACCAGAAGCTCGTGCTCGACCAGATCACGGCGCTGAACACGACGACGTCGAACATGATCGCCTCGACGTCCAAGCTGCTGCGCGAGCAGTCGGTGGCCATCCAGCAGCAGGCCGCGAGCGCGACGATCGGGCTGCCGCAGCTGCAGCAGTCGTTCTCCGACATCTTCGCGGCCATGGACTCGATCGACACGTTCAAGGTGCAGGCGCTGGACTCGATGGCGCAGACGGTCGGCGTGCTGGAGACCGAGACGGCGAAGGCCAAGCAGTACCTGGACCGGGTCTCGCGCTCGGACCACACCCAGGCCGCGAGCGGGTCGCTCGACCTGGGCCTGCGCTGA
- a CDS encoding AAA family ATPase has translation MTALDGVLDALVAAGTTAGLPGAAVRDEGERLAAAVAESVTGAGPAWLAALGRPDGDLTPFFVAAASARRWRHAPTDLLTSLVAARSPHAGPYADALAHVASAACDLGTPDLQVVAAASVTAAVQRAAANTTPPPTPTPPGVREQSSTPTPTPPGVREQSSSPVPGLDRTLTTPGVGGASPAVDDAPPEKTFDELLAELDALVGLDRVKREIRQQAEVLRVERLRADAGLTRPSLTRHLVFVGNPGTGKTTVARLVAGLYRALGLLSSGHLVEVDRSELVAGYLGQTATKTTEVVTKALGGVLFIDEAYSLAEDQYGAEAVNTLVKDMEDHRDELVVIVAGYPLPMARFLTTNPGLESRFATTIAFDDYTDAQLREIFALAARKADFEPSDETLDLVEQVVAAQPRHEGFGNGRLARNLLDRAVLRHAWRLRDVPTPTVEQLRTLLPADLATDVADVATDLPVPDDEPVVAPAGADDSPADSPADDPPHDEPAPVNPSDTDPAGGGPAPRPEEPA, from the coding sequence GTGACCGCGCTCGACGGCGTGCTCGACGCCCTGGTGGCCGCCGGCACCACCGCCGGCCTGCCCGGGGCCGCCGTGCGTGACGAGGGCGAGCGGCTGGCCGCCGCGGTCGCCGAGTCCGTCACGGGCGCGGGCCCGGCGTGGCTCGCCGCGCTCGGACGCCCCGACGGGGACCTCACGCCGTTCTTCGTCGCCGCCGCGTCCGCGCGCCGCTGGCGGCACGCCCCCACCGACCTGCTGACGTCGCTCGTCGCCGCGCGCTCGCCGCACGCGGGGCCGTACGCGGACGCGCTCGCGCACGTCGCGTCCGCCGCGTGCGACCTGGGCACCCCGGACCTGCAGGTGGTCGCTGCCGCGTCGGTCACGGCCGCCGTCCAGCGCGCCGCCGCCAACACCACCCCCCCTCCCACCCCCACCCCCCCAGGCGTGAGAGAGCAATCCAGCACCCCCACCCCCACCCCCCCGGGCGTGAGAGAGCAATCCAGTTCCCCCGTACCGGGACTGGATCGCACTCTCACGACCCCGGGGGTGGGGGGCGCCTCCCCGGCGGTGGACGACGCACCCCCCGAGAAGACGTTCGACGAGCTGCTGGCCGAGCTCGACGCACTCGTCGGGCTCGACCGCGTCAAGCGCGAGATCCGCCAGCAGGCCGAGGTCCTGCGCGTCGAGCGGCTGCGCGCCGACGCCGGGCTCACGCGTCCGTCCCTGACGCGGCACCTCGTGTTCGTCGGCAACCCCGGCACGGGCAAGACGACCGTCGCACGGCTCGTCGCTGGGCTGTACCGGGCGCTGGGCCTGCTGAGCAGCGGGCACCTGGTGGAGGTCGACCGCTCGGAGCTCGTCGCCGGGTACCTCGGCCAGACGGCGACCAAGACCACCGAGGTCGTCACCAAGGCGCTGGGCGGCGTGCTGTTCATCGACGAGGCGTACTCGCTGGCGGAGGACCAGTACGGCGCCGAGGCCGTGAACACCCTGGTCAAGGACATGGAGGACCACCGCGACGAGCTCGTCGTCATCGTCGCGGGCTACCCCCTGCCGATGGCACGGTTCCTCACGACCAACCCGGGCCTCGAGAGCCGGTTCGCCACGACCATCGCGTTCGACGACTACACCGACGCCCAGCTGCGGGAGATCTTCGCGCTCGCCGCCCGCAAGGCCGACTTCGAGCCGTCGGACGAGACGCTCGACCTCGTCGAGCAGGTCGTCGCCGCACAGCCGCGGCACGAGGGCTTCGGCAACGGGCGTCTCGCGCGCAACCTGCTGGACCGCGCGGTGCTGCGGCACGCGTGGCGTCTGCGGGACGTCCCGACCCCGACGGTCGAGCAGCTGCGCACGCTGCTGCCGGCGGACCTCGCGACGGACGTCGCGGACGTCGCGACCGACCTGCCCGTCCCCGACGACGAGCCGGTCGTCGCACCGGCGGGCGCCGACGACAGCCCGGCCGACAGCCCCGCCGACGACCCGCCGCACGACGAGCCCGCCCCCGTGAACCCGTCCGACACCGACCCGGCCGGCGGCGGACCCGCCCCGCGCCCCGAGGAGCCCGCGTGA
- a CDS encoding glutamate ABC transporter substrate-binding protein codes for MSTRTTHLRTALAAAALAVVVLGGCATQAAPGGTGVIPAAPDAAPAVAPAAAECADATTSYAPTTGTEVPGGSTMAAIRDRGHLRVGVSADTLQMGARNPFTGEIEGFDIDIARQVAQAIIGDPDAIRFRVITAGDRIPVLQEHEVDLVVRAFTINCERWQDIAFSAEYFTAGQKVLVSTESDAQGIEDLAGQRVCAPEGTTTLERLDEYDVEPVGARTHSACLALFQQGRVDAITGDDTVLAGFVAQDPYARVVGEAFSAEPYGVGVAADQVDLVRFVNAVLDGMKADGTWAQVYDRWLGGALGPAPAPPTSVYGRS; via the coding sequence ATGAGCACACGCACGACGCACCTGCGCACCGCACTGGCCGCGGCGGCCCTCGCCGTCGTCGTGCTCGGCGGCTGCGCGACGCAGGCTGCCCCCGGCGGCACGGGCGTGATCCCGGCGGCCCCCGACGCCGCACCGGCCGTCGCACCCGCGGCCGCCGAGTGCGCCGACGCCACCACCTCGTACGCCCCGACCACGGGCACCGAGGTTCCCGGCGGCTCCACGATGGCCGCGATCCGCGACCGCGGCCACCTGCGCGTCGGCGTCTCCGCCGACACGCTGCAGATGGGGGCGCGCAACCCGTTCACGGGCGAGATCGAGGGCTTCGACATCGACATCGCGCGCCAGGTCGCGCAGGCGATCATCGGTGACCCCGACGCGATCCGGTTCCGCGTCATCACCGCGGGCGACCGCATCCCGGTGCTGCAGGAGCACGAGGTCGACCTGGTCGTGCGCGCGTTCACCATCAACTGCGAGCGGTGGCAGGACATCGCGTTCTCCGCCGAGTACTTCACCGCCGGTCAGAAGGTCCTGGTGAGCACCGAGTCCGACGCCCAGGGCATCGAGGACCTCGCCGGGCAGCGAGTCTGCGCGCCGGAGGGCACGACGACGCTGGAGCGGCTCGACGAGTACGACGTCGAGCCCGTGGGCGCGCGCACGCACTCCGCGTGCCTGGCGCTGTTCCAGCAGGGCCGTGTCGACGCCATCACCGGTGACGACACCGTGCTCGCCGGGTTCGTCGCGCAGGACCCGTACGCGCGCGTCGTGGGCGAGGCGTTCAGCGCGGAGCCGTACGGCGTGGGCGTCGCCGCGGACCAGGTCGACCTGGTGCGCTTCGTCAACGCGGTGCTCGACGGCATGAAGGCCGACGGGACGTGGGCGCAGGTCTACGACCGCTGGCTGGGTGGGGCCCTGGGTCCCGCTCCCGCGCCGCCGACGTCCGTGTACGGACGGTCGTGA
- a CDS encoding serine/threonine-protein kinase — protein sequence MTSATACREPGCTGTYEDGWCDVCGSPAPAGATSTTTGTTTPPAAATATGQAGGSAARTPSAMLGTGIAPGVPAPGGGAEPEFAGSTRTGRTSSTRLPTAALGSARTAATGSRATRRLGTSSTRLRRARLGAGLTTVPPAPVDDPLQAVMTDPQVPERKRFCAACGEPVGRGRDGVPARTQGFCPSCGARFDFDPRLTPGTLVGGQYEVAGCLAHGGMGWIYLARDRNVSGRWVVLKGLLNSGDPDAVAAAISERQFLARVEHPLIVEIYNFVQHDGDGYTVMEFVGGRSLKELLTDRREAAGHVDPLPVDQALAFVLEVLPAFAYLHDLGLLYCDFKPDNIIQAGDALKLIDMGGVRRIDDDHSAIYGTVGYQAPEVPTDGPSVASDVYTIGRTLATLVLDFRGNTTTYVAALPPVDQTPVFARYDSFYRLLAKACAPDASDRFGSVDEMRAQVLGVLREVVAADRGAGDAPLTSASSVLFEPPVTDQVERPLAWDELPALKVDPDDAASGWLSGINVTDPEQRLLALADAPEETVEVRLLRATTAIEAGRPEVVASAVEAILAEDPWEWRAVWTQGLAQLATGDVVAARASFNAVYGQVPGELAPKLALAVACELSDEPGIAEQLYATCAYADANYTAPAAFGLARLRLASLHVDDALAALDLVTPTRSSYPEARLMRARVLARSRHDLTSLAAALDSVRTVTLAPADRAGLRVDVLGSALSAVDTGTTAPGVLLDGVPATRVGLTDALEAAYREQAALTEDRPTRVALVDRANEVRRWTAW from the coding sequence ATGACCAGCGCGACCGCCTGCCGCGAGCCCGGCTGCACCGGCACCTACGAGGACGGCTGGTGCGACGTGTGCGGCTCGCCCGCCCCCGCGGGTGCGACGTCCACGACGACCGGCACCACCACCCCGCCCGCGGCGGCCACCGCGACGGGGCAGGCGGGCGGCTCGGCCGCGCGCACGCCGTCGGCCATGCTCGGCACGGGCATCGCGCCCGGCGTGCCCGCACCCGGCGGTGGCGCGGAGCCCGAGTTCGCCGGGTCCACCCGGACCGGCCGCACCAGCTCGACGCGCCTGCCGACGGCCGCCCTCGGCTCGGCCCGCACCGCGGCGACCGGGTCCCGCGCGACGCGTCGCCTCGGCACGTCGTCCACCCGGCTGCGCCGCGCGCGCCTGGGCGCCGGCCTGACGACGGTCCCGCCCGCACCGGTGGACGACCCGCTGCAGGCCGTCATGACCGACCCGCAGGTCCCCGAGCGCAAGCGGTTCTGCGCGGCCTGCGGCGAGCCGGTCGGCCGCGGCCGCGACGGGGTCCCCGCCCGCACGCAGGGCTTCTGCCCGTCGTGCGGCGCACGGTTCGACTTCGACCCGCGCCTGACGCCCGGCACGCTCGTCGGCGGGCAGTACGAGGTCGCCGGCTGCCTCGCGCACGGCGGCATGGGATGGATCTACCTGGCGCGCGACCGCAACGTGTCCGGCCGGTGGGTCGTCCTCAAGGGCCTGCTGAACAGCGGCGACCCCGACGCGGTGGCCGCGGCGATCTCCGAGCGGCAGTTCCTCGCGCGCGTCGAGCACCCGCTGATCGTCGAGATCTACAACTTCGTGCAGCATGACGGCGACGGGTACACCGTCATGGAGTTCGTCGGCGGGCGCTCCCTCAAGGAGCTGCTCACCGACCGCCGCGAGGCCGCCGGGCACGTCGACCCGCTGCCCGTCGACCAGGCGCTCGCGTTCGTCCTCGAGGTCCTGCCGGCGTTCGCGTACCTGCACGACCTCGGCCTGCTCTACTGCGACTTCAAGCCCGACAACATCATCCAGGCCGGTGACGCCCTCAAGCTCATCGACATGGGCGGTGTGCGGCGCATCGACGACGACCACTCGGCCATCTACGGGACCGTCGGCTACCAGGCGCCCGAGGTGCCCACCGACGGCCCGTCGGTCGCGTCCGACGTCTACACGATCGGTCGGACCCTGGCGACGCTCGTCCTGGACTTCCGCGGCAACACCACGACGTACGTGGCGGCACTGCCCCCGGTCGACCAGACACCGGTGTTCGCGCGGTACGACTCGTTCTACCGGCTGCTGGCCAAGGCCTGTGCGCCCGACGCGTCGGACCGGTTCGGGTCGGTCGACGAGATGCGCGCCCAGGTCCTCGGGGTGCTGCGCGAGGTCGTCGCGGCGGACCGCGGCGCGGGCGACGCGCCGCTGACGAGCGCCAGCTCGGTGCTCTTCGAGCCGCCCGTGACCGACCAGGTCGAGCGCCCCCTGGCGTGGGACGAGCTCCCGGCGCTCAAGGTCGACCCCGACGACGCGGCGTCCGGCTGGCTGTCCGGCATCAACGTCACGGACCCCGAGCAGCGCCTGCTCGCGCTGGCCGACGCGCCGGAGGAGACCGTCGAGGTCCGGCTGCTGCGGGCCACGACCGCGATCGAGGCGGGACGGCCCGAGGTCGTCGCGTCGGCTGTCGAGGCGATCCTCGCGGAGGACCCGTGGGAGTGGCGTGCCGTGTGGACGCAAGGGCTCGCGCAGCTCGCCACCGGTGACGTCGTGGCCGCCCGCGCGTCGTTCAACGCCGTCTACGGGCAGGTCCCGGGTGAGCTGGCACCCAAGCTCGCGCTCGCGGTCGCGTGCGAGCTGTCCGACGAGCCGGGCATCGCCGAGCAGCTGTACGCGACGTGCGCGTACGCCGACGCCAACTACACGGCCCCCGCCGCGTTCGGGCTCGCCCGCCTGCGGCTGGCGTCGCTGCACGTCGACGACGCCCTGGCGGCGCTGGACCTCGTCACGCCCACGCGCAGCTCCTACCCCGAGGCCCGGCTCATGCGCGCCCGGGTGCTGGCACGGTCCCGCCACGACCTGACGTCGCTGGCCGCCGCGCTCGACTCGGTGCGGACGGTGACGCTCGCCCCCGCGGACCGCGCGGGTCTGCGGGTCGACGTCCTGGGCAGCGCGCTCAGCGCCGTCGACACGGGCACCACCGCCCCGGGAGTGCTGCTCGACGGGGTCCCGGCCACACGGGTGGGCCTCACGGACGCGCTCGAGGCGGCGTACCGCGAGCAGGCCGCGCTCACCGAGGACCGTCCCACGCGGGTCGCGCTCGTCGACCGTGCCAACGAGGTGCGGCGGTGGACGGCGTGGTGA
- a CDS encoding protein phosphatase 2C domain-containing protein, producing MDGVVSETVVVCPSCGETAGAGARFCESCGAALGGPTPEATTPEPSSAEASLTPPGPDGDADPTPPPAACACGGGVAPDGYCEQCGARAPVARDHLEEQPAPHVAGVTDVGVRRRRNEDAMALGVAGDVTVLVVCDGVSSAPDSDVASQAAATAARDVLVAGAADVTRGDAGAWSRLLVEAGHRADDAARDAVDDAIARQDPPSCTFVAAVVGRELLAAAWLGDSRVYWLPDTGTPEQLTEDDSVAAELMAGGMPRAAAERSPDAHAITRWLGADAHDATARTVATRPGGPGWVLACSDGLWNYASAPEVVADLLRDAVGRVGADPAALSRDLVAWAKAAGGHDNVTVALARVTWPAAAATEPAPDTNAEDPGTAPTVRRRSPGSLPEEPDPPAP from the coding sequence GTGGACGGCGTGGTGAGCGAGACGGTCGTGGTCTGCCCGTCGTGCGGTGAGACCGCCGGTGCAGGCGCACGGTTCTGCGAGTCGTGCGGGGCGGCGCTGGGTGGCCCGACGCCCGAGGCGACCACGCCGGAGCCGTCGTCCGCCGAGGCGAGCCTGACCCCGCCCGGCCCGGACGGCGACGCCGACCCGACGCCACCGCCCGCGGCGTGCGCGTGCGGCGGCGGGGTCGCCCCCGACGGCTACTGCGAGCAGTGCGGCGCCCGCGCGCCCGTCGCGCGCGACCACCTCGAGGAGCAGCCCGCGCCGCACGTCGCGGGCGTCACCGACGTCGGCGTGCGGCGCCGTCGCAACGAGGACGCCATGGCGCTCGGTGTGGCCGGGGACGTCACGGTGCTCGTCGTGTGCGACGGCGTGTCCTCGGCACCCGACTCCGACGTCGCGAGCCAGGCCGCTGCCACGGCCGCGCGCGACGTGCTCGTCGCCGGTGCCGCCGACGTCACGCGCGGTGACGCGGGGGCCTGGTCACGCCTGCTGGTGGAGGCCGGCCACCGCGCCGACGACGCCGCACGCGACGCCGTGGACGACGCGATCGCACGGCAGGACCCGCCGTCGTGCACGTTCGTCGCGGCGGTCGTCGGGCGCGAGCTGCTGGCCGCCGCCTGGCTGGGCGACTCGCGCGTGTACTGGCTGCCCGACACCGGGACCCCGGAGCAGCTCACCGAGGACGACTCGGTCGCGGCCGAGCTCATGGCCGGGGGCATGCCGCGCGCGGCCGCCGAACGCTCCCCGGACGCGCACGCCATCACGCGCTGGCTGGGTGCCGACGCGCACGACGCCACCGCGCGCACGGTCGCGACCCGTCCCGGAGGCCCCGGCTGGGTGCTCGCCTGCTCCGACGGCCTGTGGAACTACGCGTCCGCCCCGGAGGTCGTCGCCGACCTGCTGCGCGACGCCGTCGGACGCGTCGGCGCGGACCCCGCGGCGCTGTCGCGGGACCTCGTCGCGTGGGCCAAGGCGGCCGGTGGGCACGACAACGTGACCGTCGCGCTCGCCCGCGTCACGTGGCCCGCGGCCGCCGCGACCGAGCCCGCGCCCGACACGAACGCCGAGGACCCGGGCACCGCCCCCACCGTGCGACGACGCTCGCCCGGTAGCCTCCCGGAAGAGCCGGACCCGCCGGCACCCTGA
- a CDS encoding VWA domain-containing protein, producing the protein MATFRAEVFQNEFLPDGGTDVHAIVTVSAEGVGGASTTGGGVAEIIMVDTSGSMTGAMLQAAKHAAQVAVDHIPDGTWFAIVSGSHVAQRVFPYPNAPLAIVQMEPAAREEAKRAISRLGAQGGTAMSTWLRLADQIFATQPAATQRHAILLTDGKNESEPRAQLTSTIRAVTGRFQCDARGVGERWQVDELREIATALLGTVELIADPADIAADFRALLATSLSRGVADAQLRVWTPQGGQVLFVRQVAPTVEDLTSRRTQVTPLIGGYPTGAWADESRDYHVAVRVPSKNVGAEQLAARVQVAVADEVVASGLVKAAWSDDASLTARISPEVAHYTGQAELASAIQEGLAAKAAGDEATATVKLGRAVQLAAETGNEEATSKLRRVVEIEDEEHGTVRLKRGASRLDEMALDTASTKTSRVRR; encoded by the coding sequence GTGGCCACGTTCCGTGCCGAGGTCTTCCAGAACGAGTTCCTGCCCGACGGCGGGACCGACGTCCACGCGATCGTCACCGTGAGCGCCGAGGGCGTGGGCGGGGCGTCGACGACCGGCGGCGGTGTCGCCGAGATCATCATGGTCGACACGTCGGGGTCCATGACCGGCGCCATGCTGCAGGCCGCGAAGCACGCCGCGCAGGTCGCGGTGGACCATATCCCCGACGGGACGTGGTTCGCGATCGTGTCCGGCAGCCACGTCGCGCAGCGCGTCTTCCCCTACCCGAACGCCCCGCTGGCGATCGTGCAGATGGAGCCGGCGGCGCGCGAGGAGGCCAAGCGCGCGATCTCGCGCCTGGGCGCGCAGGGCGGGACCGCGATGAGCACGTGGCTGCGCCTGGCCGACCAGATCTTCGCGACCCAGCCCGCCGCGACGCAGCGGCACGCGATCCTGCTGACCGACGGCAAGAACGAGTCCGAGCCGCGCGCCCAGCTGACGTCGACGATCCGGGCCGTCACGGGCCGGTTCCAGTGCGACGCACGTGGCGTCGGTGAGCGCTGGCAGGTCGACGAGCTGCGGGAGATCGCGACGGCGCTGCTCGGCACGGTCGAGCTGATCGCCGACCCGGCGGACATCGCGGCCGACTTCCGGGCCCTGCTGGCCACGTCGCTGTCCCGGGGCGTGGCCGACGCGCAGCTGCGGGTGTGGACGCCGCAGGGTGGGCAGGTGCTGTTCGTCCGGCAGGTCGCCCCGACGGTCGAGGACCTCACGTCGCGACGCACCCAGGTGACGCCGCTGATCGGCGGGTACCCGACGGGTGCGTGGGCCGACGAGTCGCGCGACTACCACGTCGCGGTTCGCGTGCCCTCGAAGAACGTGGGCGCCGAGCAGCTCGCCGCGCGGGTGCAGGTGGCCGTGGCGGACGAGGTCGTCGCCTCCGGCCTGGTGAAGGCCGCGTGGTCCGACGACGCGTCGCTCACCGCGCGCATCAGCCCCGAGGTCGCGCACTACACGGGCCAGGCCGAGCTGGCGTCCGCGATCCAGGAGGGCCTGGCGGCGAAGGCCGCGGGCGACGAGGCGACCGCGACCGTCAAGCTGGGCCGGGCGGTGCAGCTGGCCGCCGAGACCGGCAACGAGGAGGCGACGTCGAAGCTGCGTCGCGTCGTGGAGATCGAGGACGAGGAGCACGGCACGGTGCGGCTCAAGCGCGGCGCGTCCCGCCTGGACGAGATGGCCCTCGACACGGCCTCGACGAAGACCTCGCGGGTGCGGCGATGA
- a CDS encoding FHA domain-containing protein encodes MSVTCPDGHTSESTDYCDVCGAPIGASGGGGGAAPVGGSAGKAAVPSPSTCPHCGSPAASGALFCENCGYDFTTGVTPVAHAPSSLDLGATHAVPTVTDPAAGAATPTGAAPGTSATSAPAPDPLEPPPAVVAPPASSTPSADPASPLTPPPPGSDAWVAELWVDPDWYAAQQAEDPMPSVGLPVLIPLRERSILVGRPSASRNIRPQVDAGADSGVSRRHCQLNTDGHRWWVEDLQSSNGTFVARVGEPLPDDPIRPGQRHELQDGDRLYLGSWTRLVVRKALPGEV; translated from the coding sequence ATGAGCGTCACCTGCCCCGACGGGCACACCAGCGAGTCGACCGACTACTGCGACGTCTGCGGCGCGCCGATCGGTGCGTCGGGTGGCGGCGGCGGTGCGGCACCCGTCGGCGGGTCGGCCGGGAAGGCCGCGGTGCCGTCACCGAGCACGTGCCCGCACTGCGGGTCGCCCGCGGCGTCGGGTGCGCTGTTCTGCGAGAACTGCGGCTACGACTTCACGACGGGCGTGACTCCGGTCGCGCACGCTCCGTCGTCGCTCGACCTGGGCGCGACGCATGCCGTGCCGACCGTCACCGACCCCGCGGCCGGTGCGGCGACCCCCACCGGTGCCGCGCCGGGCACGTCCGCGACGAGCGCCCCGGCGCCGGACCCGCTCGAGCCGCCGCCCGCGGTGGTGGCGCCTCCCGCGTCGTCGACGCCGTCGGCGGACCCCGCCTCCCCCCTCACTCCCCCACCGCCGGGGAGCGACGCGTGGGTCGCGGAGCTGTGGGTCGACCCCGACTGGTACGCCGCGCAGCAGGCCGAGGACCCGATGCCATCCGTCGGGCTGCCGGTGCTCATCCCGCTGCGGGAACGCAGCATCCTCGTCGGGCGGCCGTCCGCGTCACGCAACATCCGGCCGCAGGTCGACGCGGGCGCGGACAGCGGCGTGTCCCGCCGGCACTGCCAGCTCAACACCGACGGTCACCGCTGGTGGGTCGAGGACCTGCAGTCGTCGAACGGCACGTTCGTCGCACGCGTCGGCGAGCCCCTGCCGGACGACCCGATCCGCCCCGGCCAGCGACACGAGCTGCAGGACGGCGACCGGCTGTACCTCGGCTCGTGGACGCGGCTCGTCGTGCGCAAGGCGCTGCCGGGCGAGGTCTGA
- a CDS encoding AAA family ATPase has product MDARGDLELVVDRLTAAVPRGRRALVAVDGVGASGKTTFTARLAAAVRGRPVVVLHADDFFHPSAVRHARGRWSPEGFWQDAYDYGSLVALALAPLHPDGDGWYSPASFDRVADRVAPAATVRAPDDALVLVEGTFLHRDELREHWDWSVYLHVPFEVAARRMVARDGVDPDPEHGPLARYAGAQRRYFAAAAPWRRASLVVDTTGVPRVVAPSEVSTSLGDALSVPERETGRERDRAEAPTDVR; this is encoded by the coding sequence GTGGACGCGCGCGGTGACCTCGAGCTGGTCGTGGACCGGCTGACGGCGGCGGTGCCGCGTGGGCGGCGCGCGCTCGTGGCCGTCGACGGGGTCGGCGCGAGCGGCAAGACGACGTTCACGGCCCGCCTGGCCGCAGCCGTCCGCGGCCGTCCCGTCGTGGTCCTGCACGCCGACGACTTCTTCCACCCGTCGGCCGTCCGGCACGCGCGCGGCCGGTGGTCACCGGAGGGCTTCTGGCAGGACGCGTACGACTACGGCTCGCTCGTCGCCCTGGCGCTGGCACCGCTGCACCCCGACGGTGACGGGTGGTACAGCCCGGCGTCGTTCGACCGCGTGGCGGACCGCGTCGCGCCGGCGGCGACGGTCCGGGCGCCCGACGACGCGCTCGTCCTGGTCGAGGGCACGTTCCTGCACCGCGACGAGCTGCGGGAGCACTGGGACTGGTCGGTGTACCTGCACGTGCCCTTCGAGGTGGCGGCGCGGCGGATGGTCGCGCGCGACGGCGTCGACCCGGACCCTGAGCACGGGCCGTTGGCCCGGTACGCGGGCGCGCAGCGGCGCTACTTCGCGGCGGCCGCGCCGTGGCGGCGTGCGTCGCTCGTCGTCGACACGACGGGGGTGCCGCGGGTCGTGGCCCCGTCCGAGGTGTCGACGTCCCTGGGTGACGCGCTGTCGGTCCCGGAGCGTGAGACGGGCCGTGAACGAGACCGGGCGGAGGCGCCGACAGACGTGCGGTGA